Part of the Vigna angularis cultivar LongXiaoDou No.4 chromosome 1, ASM1680809v1, whole genome shotgun sequence genome, ACAGGTGAAAACTATTATTGTACCAATATTTGATAGGAAGTGGAGAGTAtatgagaggagaaagaaaaataattagcaTTAATATCCTAACTGTTTTAACAGTTAGGATGGGCAGGGGggaattgtataaatagtttGTTGTTTGGTTAGAGTTGGCAGTTTTGACATTGATTGTTTAGACAGGCGCATGAGACCTGTGAAGGGGATTATGCCCCTAGAACTTGAATGTACAAAGAACCCATTACTGTGAATAATAGAATTCTTTCTATTCTTTGATCTTGACTTGTTTGGGTGTGTATGAGGGTGTTCTGGGCTAGGTTTCATACTCAGAAACCAAACAATAacactataaaataaaaagtataatctATATACACAAAAGTTACACACATTGCTAAGACAACTTCACACTTAACCACTTTGTTCCTTGTTTAAggattttcttttcattattataatcatgtaCTTCTAATAAATAAGATCACTTCATTTCCGTTTTGTTCTaaattgtttacttttattttattttttttgtacgATTGCCTGCATGTGCTTGATTGTTCACCCAATTTAGTAAAGTTGATGTTTTCCTTATAAACAGGTAACCAACATAAAAACAGCCTCACCACTTGTGGGAACAAGGTTGCATGGATCAACCTTCCCCAAACCCAACTAGGTGGGAGCCTCAAACATCGGGTGAGCCTTCCTTCTCCTAAAACTAATGCAGTATTAAAATGTTGTGACACATTCCTTGAATACTCAATTTTTAATAGCAGAATTAAGAAACAAATGACATGTCTAGACTTAAAAGGCTAAGAGAAGAACCTGAAAAACTGGAACACCAGAAAAGCCACTAGAAGCAGAGCCAGATTTTTCCCTTTCCTATAAAGCACAAGCATACATTATCATTGCTTAAAAGCTCGATGAACAATAGAAAGGTAGATAGATTGACTATACAGGGATTACAAGCAATTTTCAAACTTCATGTTTAAGACCTCACATTGACTACAAACATAACataattatagtatataagagAGTGCAAATCTTATCTTACAAGCTAATTTTCTGacattgagttaaacttaaaatctaCTTTATAAAATTGTATCAAAGTTTATTCTAACAAGGTTTGTTGGGTTTATTGTATCACCCACTATCGGACATCTTTATTCCCATGTACAAGATGTTAAAGATCACATTAGAGATATGACTAAATTCTTACAAGTCAGTTAGTGAGCTTGAATTAGGCTTGAAGCCCACTTTTTAAGACTTCACATCAACTAATTTTCAATATGCAAGAAAATTTTCTAAGAAAAATGTATCAAATTGACTAACTAGAccaatataattgaaaaaagagTCTTACAACAGAAACATCAAGCTCTAATTCTAGGAATTAGTGAGAACCAATCCATAATCTTAGTAAATTTACTAAGGAACTTTTTATCAACAAAGTAATTTTTCCCTCAAGGATGATTTGTCACCATAAATTGAACGCAAAGTACTAAGGAATCTAGCTCAGATCTTTGTATTATCATAATCAATCATAATTCTGTGAAAGAACCAATGTATTTTGGTATACTTCTCTTCAATCTTCAGACTCAATGTATTTTCAAATGAgatataatttatatgtatatgtgcTTCATAGGATATAagccattaaaaaaatttcaataatcaGGTCTCGTTTAGACAATAGAACTAAGGTTTTAAATTACTGTCCCATTTCTTGATATTGGGCAAAATCACATACCTGCAGCCGCGTGGTTGCAGACATTTCCGGTCACATTGTcatcacaaatatttaaaaagccTTGCATTTTATTGGAACTAATGgtaatataaaagttttagaTGTTTTACAGAGTTTGAGGTGAGTGTTCGCGTTTACAACTTTGAGCCAATCCACCGAAACAATTTGCAAATGGTAATAACAATATCGAATAAACGACTCACTTTGAGAGCATTCTGTATTTGAGAAAACTCCGGTATCAATCTAAACGCAACTCCGTTCACCTTGAGCTGAAACACCTGAAGAAACAAACGCACCTTAAGCAGAAACACCTGAAGAAACAAGCACATCACACAAATAAGCGAAGTGAAAAGAATAGAGAACCTTGTTAAGCGCAATGGGGACGACTTTGGAGCCCGCGCGAGCGTGAGGTTCGATAAGCGTGACCTGGCTGAGGAGCGCTTCGGCATCGTCCTTGTTAAAGCAGAAGAGACCAAGGTTTTTTCCGGTTGAAGAGCCCGAGACCAAGAGAAACTCCTCCGAGGCGTTGCTGAGGGCGTAAACGGGTATGCCCTCCAAGCGCTCCTCGATTGCCTCGACCGACATGGGCCTGCTCCGGCCCGGTGGGGCTATCCGAGCCCAGGGCGGGCTGGTGTGAAGGGCTGGAAATGAGCTGCAGTTAGATGGGAGATGGGTGAGGTTACCGAGCAGCTTGGAGCAGTGGGCCTGAAGGTCCGCTAGAGCCTTCTGGAAGCCGCCCAAGCTCATGTTATTTGAGTGTGTGAGGGTAAGAAGAAGATACTGACAAAGTGAATCAGGGCTGTGTTCATAGGCTTATTATACCATTGAAAGTGCAAAAAGGTTATGCATCTGTGTCGattttatactaataaaaaaattgtttttctatattttaaatgaaagtattaaatttatttcagataaaattatattttttttctcttgaaataTCTATCCGTCATTTTCTTaagcaaaaatattttaaaattcattttgatttctatgacaatgaaaaaaaaatagattatgtattaaattttagaatgttgttaccaattttttaatttctttttacttttaaaatttatttttatttatttttaagctttttaaaatgatttagactcaattaaatatagatattataatattttataaatattttactatttatatgtaatttaattattcaatttgtaattaataaatataaattgttagaaaaataaGGACgagtttattaaattaaaaagttacaaaattataaaattacataaaataataaaactaaaaaattataaaaatgtaaaattttaaaattttaaaattttaaaattataaaattataaaattataaatttcaaaattataaaattataaaattataaaattttaaaattataaaattgaaaaattataaaattgtcataatactaaattataaataaaattataaaattacgaAATGACGAAGTTATGaaattatatgattataaaatcgttaaattatgaaattgtaaaattataaaatttaaaagttataaattataaaattataaaagtataaaattatataattataaattataaattatagaattacaaatttataaaattataagataattACCCATCAACAGTAAAATGGAGACGAGatgcaaaaatattaaaaaataagaaggaATCTAAAAATAGTAACATAATGAAATCTTAGTTAAAAGTGATGTAACATTCTTTAGTGTACCCTATAAGGAATGATCtctgaaaatattatataagatGACCTCTCAATAAATGAGATAAAGTGTACTTTTGTAATTtggatatttttataaataagatcTCGATGTTTTCTTCTCAATCTTGtcatttacaatattttaaaagtttatgtcttcttttatcttcttatatatcataaaaaagatTTATATGTGTTTTATACTAATagataagaataaatataatagtaaaaagtatatagatattaaaaatatggtttAAACCCTTGGTTGGTCCTATTTTTGTATGGTAATCTCAGTTGGATCCTCATTTTTTCAATTGTCTTAATtaggtcatattttttgtaaaaatgaaccaaTTTTACCCTAACTTGTTAAGTGTTTTCAGACGGCGTTAAATATAGCTGACGTGTTTATGCTGACATGTATTGTTTGATTAcgtagaaattttatttaaattaaagaatcatGACATGACAAAATTGAAGGTGTCAAAGAAGCTTCCAAAGCCCTTCACATGAACACCAATCCTTTCACCTTTCTCTTCCCAACAGATTCCAGCATTGTCATTGACACGCTCCTCGATCTCGAAGCCAAGTCCCACGTCATCTTCTCGTCCGACCCTAACCTCTGCAACCTCTCTCGCATCCTCTCCTCCCTCCCATCCATAATCGATAAACTCCACAAACATAGCGGCTACTTCCCATGATCCCTCCTCCAACACTTAccaaaaatattgttgttaCAGTGACCTGGTATTATATCCTAACAAATTTTCCCTTGTTGTTGGTGGTGTTTGACCCTCTCCTTTCACCCAGGCTTTTCAGACAGCTTTGTTGGGAGAAAAATGCAGGGACGAATGATGAATGATTGAATgaatggaggaagatgatgctcTTCTGGGACAACCGTTGAATTTCTTAAATCActacatgttttttcttttggaacCTTCCATTCCATTCCTTATGGTTTGAGGCTGATCAGGATCTGTTTTACCTGTTCCGTTTGAGTTTCAGAACCATGCATATAGGTCTGTATGCATATAAATGATCCAAAGCTTCTGTATTTCGTTCTCgcaaaatgtttctttttcccataattttttatgtgggtTCCTGTGGTGCCCTTTTCTGTTTTTGATTTCTTGGTGGATCAAATTGGTTCTCCAGTATATGAAACCCAAACCAACTAGCATTAATGATAAATCCAATTCGAGAAACTTTaatgtttatgataaaattggaaattaaaatcCCAATTATGTTTCTGGAATTTAATCTTCCAGAAAATCTCTTTCAAGAACCCTAATTAAAATCTGAAATCTAAATTGGGAAAATTCccaatttgaaaccctaatgcTCCTGAACCCTAAGGAAAATCCAATTTTCTGGTTTCCTTCTTCTCTGGTGCATTGGAGAAACCACCTCTAGaggcttcttcttcttcctggtTTAGGTCGTGAAGGCGCAGGCAGTGGTAGTTCGCACATCAGGTCTCGCCATTTTTGGTTTTCGCGTTCTGTTtctgctcttcttcttcttcggtGCACTGCTCAACCATGAAAAATTTCATTCTCTAACGAATGGCGGCATAGCAGCAACGATTGTTCGGTGCGGCATAGCGACAACGATCGTTCGGTGCGGCATAGCGATAGAGGCACGACCCATGGGGTTTCGTGTTCGCACAACAGCGGCAACCTGCAGTGGCGACAATGAAGGCGCGACGAGGAGGACTCGCTCAATGgtctttatctttttaattaccCAATCAATGGTATGCCTGCTAATGACTTGCGCCGGCGAAGCTCCGCCAACGAGGTCCATTGGAGAGTAAGCCGAGTGAAGTAGGTGGTGGAGGGAGTCTGACCAGATTTGGATGAGTCTCAGAAAGGTTCGATTAGGAACAAATTCATTGGTTCAATTAGTAGTAAATTTTGCCACGTCAaaaactcttaatttaaaaaaaaaaattccacatAATAAAACACTTTTACATCAGCGTGCATAGGTCAGCAACTACTAACGTCGTCTGAGAGCACTTAATggttagggtaaaattggttcaattttataaaaaatataacccaattgagacggttgcaaaaataaggacccaactgagatttacatacaaaaatgaggaccaaccgagggtttaaacctaaaaatatacacttataaaaatataattttaataataattatattgtatGATTGGATAATATTAATTTACCTATAACAAAGTGTGATTATTAGCAATTGCACCATGATTAGATCTTAGTTAATCCAAAGTCTATTctaaatattatcaatataaGTTTGTGATAAAGAGATACGTGATTACATTTAATACACATTAATTGCTTGAATAGTCGAATCTTTATTTACTTTGGCATCAAAGTACATTCTACAAGTAGCCTCCCAATTTGACAGAATAGACATCTAGGACGAACGATGATAAAGAAGAGCATTTGGATCTTTAGGACTCATGAATTCATATTTATGCCATAATTTAGCCTTTAATATTGGATACCTAATTagtttttgtactttaatagaagattttaattaggattttttataattgggtttattgatgagatacaaaaacatgataaaaatagttttttagttGTATGAATGCTCTTTGGGTATTTTGAGATATGCTAGTGTAGCTGCACCTAAGTTGAGCTCatgaatgtatgaaaataaattgtttaaactGT contains:
- the LOC108347428 gene encoding protein TIC 22-like, chloroplastic isoform X2; the protein is MSLGGFQKALADLQAHCSKLLGNLTHLPSNCSSFPALHTSPPWARIAPPGRSRPMSVEAIEERLEGIPVYALSNASEEFLLVSGSSTGKNLGLFCFNKDDAEALLSQVTLIEPHARAGSKVVPIALNKVFQLKVNGVAFRLIPEFSQIQNALKSRSLILKNENKRYRPLFFRKEDLENTLKSAAREQNRLNPTMRQGDIQVATLEDIIKEMRENSTSSWDDVIFIPPGFDVSDDSNEQ
- the LOC108347428 gene encoding protein TIC 22-like, chloroplastic isoform X1, translated to MSLGGFQKALADLQAHCSKLLGNLTHLPSNCSSFPALHTSPPWARIAPPGRSRPMSVEAIEERLEGIPVYALSNASEEFLLVSGSSTGKNLGLFCFNKDDAEALLSQVTLIEPHARAGSKVVPIALNKVFQLKVNGVAFRLIPEFSQIQNALKEREKSGSASSGFSGVPVFQSRSLILKNENKRYRPLFFRKEDLENTLKSAAREQNRLNPTMRQGDIQVATLEDIIKEMRENSTSSWDDVIFIPPGFDVSDDSNEQ